Part of the Natronobacterium gregoryi SP2 genome, CGAAAGTCGGGGCACGGTTACGGCGACGAACCGTTCGGTGCAGTGGCGCTACCAGGCAGTCACACCTCGACACAACTCCAAGCGTGACTTCGAGCTTCTACAAGAGTTCGCCGACCGACTCGGATTCGGCGAACACTTCGACTACGACGAGATCGAAGACGTCCTCGACGAGATGAACCTCGGGATGCGCTCGATCGGCGCGATCGGCTGGAGGCCCGAGCGCATCAAGGCACACATGGAGAACAGCCACGTCTTCAGCGTCGACGACCTCCAAGCGGAGGTAACTGACGATCACGAACTCGCCGGTGAGTACTTCGGACTTCCGTGGCCGTGCTGGCACGACGATCACCCGGGGACGCCGATCCTGTACCGCGACGAGGTGCATCCTGCCGAAGGTGGCCTCGACTTCCGCGCTCGCTGGGGGACCGAAGGACCGGACGGCGAGACGCTGCTCCGTGATGCCTACGAGCCGGACTGGTGGGACGGCGAGATCGAGGGAGTGCCACAGTATCCGAACTACGCAACGGAACTACCGGACCCGGAGACGCCTGCAGCACCGACGACGTCGATCGAGTACGCGCTCAGCGACGAACATTCGGTGTACGACGCCGCCCAGGCGCTCGACGATGTCGACGAGTCGGAGTTCGAGGCATTCGACAACGAACAACCCGATCCACCGACCGGTCGCGGTCGGGCGCGGGCAGCAGCGTGGAACCTTCCGGACGAAGTTCCAAAACACCGCGAACCGGTCGAAACGCCACGCCCCGACCTCATCGACGAGTATCCCAACTACGAGGCCCAGGAGGACTTCTACCGCCTCGATCTGGACAATCGCGGCAAGCAAGAGGAGTTCCGGACCCTCTCGGAAGACTTGCCACTCATCGTAACCAGCGGCCGACAGGTCGAACACATGGGCGGCGGGTACGAAACGCGAAACACCGAGGGCACCGCGAATCGGTCGCCCATGATGTACGCCGAAATCCACCCACGCGTCGCCAACGAACACGCACTCGAGACCGGCGATTGGGTGTGGGTTCGTACCGAACCTGGCTCCATGCTCGTGCAGGCGTACGTCACGGAGCGAGTGGAGGAAGAAGAGGTCTTCCTGCCGTACCACTGGGGCGGTATCTTCGAGGGCGAATCGTACACCGACCGGTACCCTGACGGGACCGAGCCGTTGGTCATCGGTGATTCGGCCAACATCGGCATGTCGATCGGCTACGACCCCGTGACGAACATGCAGGCGACGAAGACGGGACTCTGTCAGCTCGAGCCTGCATCCGACGACGAGATTCCAGAACTGCCCGAGGAACAACAGGCGTATCAGCGACAGCACGGGTACACGAGGTGATTATCCATGAGTAGTAGTACACCCCGAATCATTCCGAACGTTGAGGCGTGTATCGACTGTGGCGGCTGTGAAGTCGCCTGTATGCGAACCTGGGAGCTCCCCGAGGAGAGCAATCGTATCGGTGTCGTCACCCACGACGAGGGGTTCGAAGGCGACCGGTTCGACGGTGGCGAGACGAGCGTTCCGATGATGTGTTTCCACTGTGAGGAGGCACCGTGTGTGAACGTCTGTCCGACCGACGCCGTCCACCGCGACGAGGAAGGGCTGATCCAGGTCGACAGTGACCGTTGTCTCGGCTGTTCGTACTGTGCGTGGGCCTGTCCGTTCGGCGCACCGCAGTTTCCCGACGAGCAGGATTCGGTCGGCGATGCTGGGACGATGGACAAGTGTACCCTCTGTAAGCCTCGCCGTGAGGAGGGGAAAGAACCCGCCTGTGTCTCGTCGTGTCCGACGGACGCTCTCGTGTACGGGACGTCTGCCGAACTATCGGACGAGGCCCGTAAAGACCTCACCGAGGAACCGTTCTCCGACGAACTCGCCACGGTGGTGTTCGGGGATGAATAATACAGTCTGGTATACCAGTAACTGGGTTCACCTCCGGTGATTCCCATGGAAACGGAACACACCAATCCCTCGCAGGACGGTGACGACCTCCGTGCCACTATCTATCAGTATCGATCGTACGTGGCTGGCGTCCTCACTATCGTCGTCGTCACCATGTTCCTGCTCTGGTTAGACGCGATGTCGGTACCGCTCGCAGAAGCGCCAGTCTTGCGGGACGGCAGTGGAGCGATCGCCAGTGGTGAGATGACCTACAACGCCTACGAACGGCTCTGGCTCGGCGTGAGAGCAGTTCTCGGGCTCTACATCGCGTTCGTCGCGGTGTTCATCTCGGGACTTGCGCTCGTTAGCTGGAAGGAGGTGCTCGAATAATGTCTACCGAAACGGCAACGTCGGCAGGAGCAACCGAAACGTCCGTAATCGAGCGGTTCTCGAGCGCACAGGTGTGGGTCCACGGCGTGCTCGCAGTCAGTATCTTCGTGCTGTACTTGACGGGGCTGCCGATGACGTTTAGCGACCACCTGGGTTGGTTGTTCGCGATCTTTGGCTACGGGAACATCGTCACGCTCCACATCGTCGCCGGCGTCGTGATGATCCTGGCGGCAGTCTACTACGTCCTGTATCTGGCCTTGACGGCGGGAGCCACCGGACGCTGGCGGCTGCCGTCGTTACCGTCCCTGTCGAACGTCAAAGAGGCGATCGCGTACTTCAAGTGGGTGGTTGGCCGCGGCGAGAAACCCGAAGCGGCGAAGTACAACTGGCTACAGAAAGCCGAGATCTGGGTGATTACCGTCGAGTTCTCCCTGCTCATCATTACCGGGCTGCTCCTGTGGTTCCGCGGGGTGTTCGTCTCGCCGGAGTTCCGTGCTATGCTCGGTGGCCACGAGCCCGTAGCCGACGTCCTGCTGTTGATCGTGCGTGACGTACACGTGTTGATCGCCCTGACGGCACTGATGGGGACGACGTTCCACCTCTACATGGTGAACGTCAAAGAAAAGTATCCGTTCAACGATACGATGTTCAAGGGAACGGCTACGGCCGAGCGTGCAGCCCACCACTGGAAAAAGTGGGCCAAAGACAACCTCGAGTCGGTTCCGGACCATCCGGAAACGAAGAGTCCGGACAAGCGGACGCTCGTCGGTGTGACGCTCGCGCTCATGACGTTCTTCATGCTCATCATGTTGGCGACGCTGTTTGCGTCGGTGCTGTCGCCGCTGCCGACCCGTGAGTACCTGGTCGCACTATCGTTCGATCCGCTCACGCAGGGCGTCACCAGCATCGTGTTCTTCATCGCGCTCAACGTCGCCGTACTCGTACTCGTCGGCTCGTTGATCGCGATCTGTTACGGACTCGTGAAACGGGTTCGAGGTGATTACGAATGACTGATACTGAGTCAGAGCGTGGAACGGTGGTCAGCGACTCGCCAGGCACGAACGACGAAGACGCCGTGATCGAGAACGAGCGCGAGACGCTCGCTGCCCTCTACGAGTTCGCCGCGGGTGCGCTGGCCGATCCGCTGGACTCCGATGCAGTCGAGCGAATCGCTGACGCGGGCCTCCCGGAACCCGAGGCGGTTCCCAACGAGCACCTGCAACGTGGGTTCGACCTGCTGGCGAGTTGGCGACGCACGGTCGACGATCCTGAAGAGGTCGCACACGACCTCGAGCGGGTTCATACTCGCCTGTTCGTCGGGCCACAGCCGAAGCTCCAGATCCACGAGTCGTACTACGCCGACGACTTCCTCGGAGAACCGCTCGCTCGCGTTCGGGGGACCTACATGGAACTCGGCATCGAGCCAGCACCAGATCTGCGCGAAGAAGCGGATCACGCGGCTGTCGAACTCGCTGCGCTTGCAGTGCTTACGCACCGGGAATCCGCGGACCCAGCCGAAAAAACCTGGTTCCTTCGGGAACACGGCTGGTGGTTCGACGCCTTCGCGGCCGACGTCGACGACGCGGCAACGAGCGAGTTCTACCGCGCAGTCGGCGCGATCGCAGCAGGCCTGGTTCAGTTCGATGCAAACCGCCACGACGTCGAACTCGAATGTGATCAGTACGACTTTGGCTTCGAGGAGTCAACCGACCACGCATGAGTTCCATCGCACTCGTCTGTGACGCGGGCTCGTCGATCGATCGGCGAGCCGTTGCCGACGCCCTCGAGATCCGGACGGTCACCGGCTCGTCGCTCGAGGATATGCTCTCGGCGGCGCGCCGAGAGATCGAGTCGGAGACGTACGATCGAGTTGCAGTCGTTGCGACGACGGCGGGGGAGCCGACCCGAACGCGCCAGCAGGTCGAGACCCCGCTTCGGGCCGCTGGGGCCGAGACGGTCACCTGGGTCGATCCGAGACTTGCCGCCAGTCGGCCCACGGACGAGCGAGCGAGACTCGTCGGCGCGGCCGTCGAGGCGGCACTGGCAGTAGCGACTCCTCGGTCGACGACACCGGAGCCGGCGGACGATCACGTCGTAGTCGTCGACGACACCGGACTTTCGGCGGACCTCGCGACCCAGTTTCCGGTGACGCTGGTTTCCGACGCAGCCGACTACCGGCGGCGAGACGTCCGAACCGTTCGCGGCTCTCCAGTCGGGCTCCTCGAGAACGGAGCCGGCGACGGAACGGGTGGTGTGACGGTGCTCGTCGATCGTGACGGGCACACCGAACGAATCGCAGCAGATCAGGTCGTCTGGCCGGGATACGACGGCGATCTGGCAGACGCACGCGTCGTCCATACGGCGGCTACGGGCGTTTTGCGGGCTGCGGTTCGCGTCGCCCGGGACCGGGCACGCAAGCCCGTCGCGGTCGACACTAGCCGCTGTGTCGTCGGCCGGAAAGGCATCGACGGCTGTCGGGCCTGTGCGGACGTCTGTCCTCACGATGCCGTGTCGATCGGGATCGACGGTGACGGTACGGTCGAGATCGACGCCGAAGCGTGTACCGACTGCGGTGCCTGTCTCGGCGTCTGCCCGACGGAGGCGTTGCTGTCACCTCGTGGAACCGACCTCGGGGCTATCGGGGATGCGACCCGGAGCGCGCTCGAGACTGCCCAGTCGGACGGTTCTAGCCTCCCGTTCGTCGGCGGTGATTCCGATCCAGTCGTGATCGCGTTCACGTCGGAAACGGTGCTTCCGGCGCTCGTCGAGGCGACTGCTACAGCCGAGGAACCGCCGACGGTTCCAGTGCCAGTCACGGCGGCGAGTCGGGTACCGGCGTCGATGCTCTGTGCGACGGTGGCTGCGGGTGCAAGCGGCGTCGCGCTCGTCGGCGATCCGCGAGCCCCCAGTGAGCCGCTCGAGGAAGCCGTCGACGATGCCCGACAGCTGCTCGAGGCGCTCGTCGACGATGCCCCGGTCCAGGGGGTCGCGACGACCGAGCCGTCGGCGATTGTAGAAGCCCTCGAGGCAGTCGCTCGCGACGACCCGCTCGTCGACGACGCGGACTCGATTCGCGCCCACGCTCAGACGTCGATGGCCCTGTCCGGGACTGCGGCCGATTCGCTTGCAGACGGCCGCCAGACGCAGGTGACGGCTCCTTCGATGGGGTCTGTTACCGTCGCAGCAGACGACTGTACGCTGTGTCACGCCTGCGAACGGCTCTGCCCGACGGAGGCATTCGTTCAGCCAGACGAGACCACGCTCACCTTCGATCCCAGCGTGTGTACTGGCTGTCGCATCTGTGATGCCTGTCCCGAGGACGCCATCGAGGTCGACGATCAGATCACCGTTCCACTCGGGGAACGCGAGACGGTCGTCGAGGCAGACGATATCGTCTGCTGTACCGAGTGTGGCGAACCGTTTGCGAGCGCTGCAGTCCTCGAGAACGTTCGCAGCGAACTCGAGGGAAGCGGAGAGACGGTCGACGAGTCGCTCGAACTGTGTCAGAAGTGTCGGCGGAAGGCAGGAGCGACGAGGTAAACTATGGACACGATAGCTGGATTCCACGGTCGAATCGCGATCGCCGATCTCGGGGCTGAGACAGTCACGACACGGTCAATTCCGGACGGGTGGCTCGAGAGCCACCTGGGTGGTCGTGGGCTCGGTGTCCGGCTGTTGCTGTCGGAACAGCCCGGCGGCGTCGATCCGCTCGGGCCGGAGAATCGGCTCGTGTTCGCGACGGGGCCACTGACGGGGTACGGCGTTTCGGGAGCCGGCCGTCACTGGGTCGGCGCGC contains:
- a CDS encoding 4Fe-4S dicluster domain-containing protein; the protein is MSSSTPRIIPNVEACIDCGGCEVACMRTWELPEESNRIGVVTHDEGFEGDRFDGGETSVPMMCFHCEEAPCVNVCPTDAVHRDEEGLIQVDSDRCLGCSYCAWACPFGAPQFPDEQDSVGDAGTMDKCTLCKPRREEGKEPACVSSCPTDALVYGTSAELSDEARKDLTEEPFSDELATVVFGDE
- a CDS encoding TorD/DmsD family molecular chaperone; this encodes MTDTESERGTVVSDSPGTNDEDAVIENERETLAALYEFAAGALADPLDSDAVERIADAGLPEPEAVPNEHLQRGFDLLASWRRTVDDPEEVAHDLERVHTRLFVGPQPKLQIHESYYADDFLGEPLARVRGTYMELGIEPAPDLREEADHAAVELAALAVLTHRESADPAEKTWFLREHGWWFDAFAADVDDAATSEFYRAVGAIAAGLVQFDANRHDVELECDQYDFGFEESTDHA
- a CDS encoding formate dehydrogenase subunit gamma, yielding MSTETATSAGATETSVIERFSSAQVWVHGVLAVSIFVLYLTGLPMTFSDHLGWLFAIFGYGNIVTLHIVAGVVMILAAVYYVLYLALTAGATGRWRLPSLPSLSNVKEAIAYFKWVVGRGEKPEAAKYNWLQKAEIWVITVEFSLLIITGLLLWFRGVFVSPEFRAMLGGHEPVADVLLLIVRDVHVLIALTALMGTTFHLYMVNVKEKYPFNDTMFKGTATAERAAHHWKKWAKDNLESVPDHPETKSPDKRTLVGVTLALMTFFMLIMLATLFASVLSPLPTREYLVALSFDPLTQGVTSIVFFIALNVAVLVLVGSLIAICYGLVKRVRGDYE
- a CDS encoding 4Fe-4S dicluster domain-containing protein, giving the protein MSSIALVCDAGSSIDRRAVADALEIRTVTGSSLEDMLSAARREIESETYDRVAVVATTAGEPTRTRQQVETPLRAAGAETVTWVDPRLAASRPTDERARLVGAAVEAALAVATPRSTTPEPADDHVVVVDDTGLSADLATQFPVTLVSDAADYRRRDVRTVRGSPVGLLENGAGDGTGGVTVLVDRDGHTERIAADQVVWPGYDGDLADARVVHTAATGVLRAAVRVARDRARKPVAVDTSRCVVGRKGIDGCRACADVCPHDAVSIGIDGDGTVEIDAEACTDCGACLGVCPTEALLSPRGTDLGAIGDATRSALETAQSDGSSLPFVGGDSDPVVIAFTSETVLPALVEATATAEEPPTVPVPVTAASRVPASMLCATVAAGASGVALVGDPRAPSEPLEEAVDDARQLLEALVDDAPVQGVATTEPSAIVEALEAVARDDPLVDDADSIRAHAQTSMALSGTAADSLADGRQTQVTAPSMGSVTVAADDCTLCHACERLCPTEAFVQPDETTLTFDPSVCTGCRICDACPEDAIEVDDQITVPLGERETVVEADDIVCCTECGEPFASAAVLENVRSELEGSGETVDESLELCQKCRRKAGATR
- a CDS encoding molybdopterin-dependent oxidoreductase gives rise to the protein MTPLMKKEDGEWVRLDWEEALSEATDELARIRDEYGADSTMWMGSAKISNEEAYMFRKLAAFYGTNNVDHQARICHSTTVGGLANTWGFGAMTQSCNDVTNADANLIIGHNPAESHPVMMRYIQEARENDGDVIVAEPRFSKTSAHADTTTQFRPGTDIAFINGLLYHIVYNLEAHDEEFLESRVYRWEDAKENIADYDLETVEDITWVPVETLKEIAETLAEADVSTVEWSMGATQHTVGTQNIRSFAILNLALGDTGTPGGGNNPVRGHDNVQGATDACILSHHLPAYYGLDKGAWDHWTNVWDQTPSTSGSISYEEMRDRFESQELMEKNGLTVSRWFEGALDDDERKGDLYQPEQVRALVVWGHSLNSLSELKRVKKAMENVEIVIGVDPFPGLHSSLPEREDGIILLPAATNHESRGTVTATNRSVQWRYQAVTPRHNSKRDFELLQEFADRLGFGEHFDYDEIEDVLDEMNLGMRSIGAIGWRPERIKAHMENSHVFSVDDLQAEVTDDHELAGEYFGLPWPCWHDDHPGTPILYRDEVHPAEGGLDFRARWGTEGPDGETLLRDAYEPDWWDGEIEGVPQYPNYATELPDPETPAAPTTSIEYALSDEHSVYDAAQALDDVDESEFEAFDNEQPDPPTGRGRARAAAWNLPDEVPKHREPVETPRPDLIDEYPNYEAQEDFYRLDLDNRGKQEEFRTLSEDLPLIVTSGRQVEHMGGGYETRNTEGTANRSPMMYAEIHPRVANEHALETGDWVWVRTEPGSMLVQAYVTERVEEEEVFLPYHWGGIFEGESYTDRYPDGTEPLVIGDSANIGMSIGYDPVTNMQATKTGLCQLEPASDDEIPELPEEQQAYQRQHGYTR